Sequence from the Aquimarina sp. Aq107 genome:
ACAACCTCGTATTCACTTAATTTTACAGCATCAGTTTGTAGGTCAAGATCTTCTCCGGATGTATTCGTTACCGAGTAACCTTCCTTTTCCATAAAGTCTACAAAAGGGTTATGGACACCAAGATCTAATATGGTTGCTGGAGCAGTGATGTGCTCTCTTAAGAATTCTAACGTTTCTTTATATCTCTTATGAGGAAAAGTTCCTTCGTACATCTGGGAATAATTACTATCTGACTAATAAGTTGTAAAAATAGACAATTACATAGATTACTATGTGTTCCTCCTGTAGAATTTTCTATTGGCGATTAGAACTGATAAAGAAATGCATTGATATTCATACCGGCACCTACACTAGCAAATAATAGAATATCACCAGAATGAAAAGAATGATCAGAGATTTTACCTTTTAGAATCAAATCATATAATGTTGGAATAGTAGCTACACTGCTGTTTCCAAGTTTTTGTATACTCATTGGCATAATGTTGCCAGGGACTTCTTGTTCATAAAGTTCATAAAACCGTTTTATAATAGCCTCATCCATTTTTTCATTAGCCTGATGAATAAGGATTTTTTTTACTGTAGAGATGTTAATATCTGTTTTATCTAAACATTTTTTCATTGCCATAGGCACGTGAGTCAAAGCAAACTCATAAATCTTACGACCATACATTTTGATGTATTTAGTTTGGTCATTTGAGGTAGTGTTGTAGGTATCTCCAAAAAATAAGAAATTAGATTCTTCAAAAGTATGTGAAGCACTAATCGAAGATAATATTCCACCAGTATTTTCGGTGATTTCTAATATAGTTGCACCAGATCCGTCAGAATAAATCATAGAATCTCTATCATATTCATCAATAACACGGGACAATGTCTCGGCTCCAATAACCAAACATTTTTTAGCCATACCACTTTTCATAAAGGAAACTGCTTGTATTACACCTTCTATCCAACCTGGACATCCAAATAAAACATCATAGGCTACACAATATGGGTTTTCTATTTTTAGAAGGTGTTTTACCCTAGCTGCTAAACTTGGAACAGTATCTGCCTGAGATGAATTTTTATCAACATCTCCAAAGTTATGAGCAACAATAATATAGTCTAAAGTTTCTTTGTCTATATCAGCATCTTTAATAGCTTTTTTTGCTGCA
This genomic interval carries:
- a CDS encoding 3-oxoacyl-ACP synthase III family protein, whose product is MGIKITGSGSYIPTEIIQNEDFENHQFFNSDGVQINNSNTVIIDKFRKITGIEERRYASSTLNTSDIAFLAAKKAIKDADIDKETLDYIIVAHNFGDVDKNSSQADTVPSLAARVKHLLKIENPYCVAYDVLFGCPGWIEGVIQAVSFMKSGMAKKCLVIGAETLSRVIDEYDRDSMIYSDGSGATILEITENTGGILSSISASHTFEESNFLFFGDTYNTTSNDQTKYIKMYGRKIYEFALTHVPMAMKKCLDKTDINISTVKKILIHQANEKMDEAIIKRFYELYEQEVPGNIMPMSIQKLGNSSVATIPTLYDLILKGKISDHSFHSGDILLFASVGAGMNINAFLYQF